A window of the Cellvibrio sp. pealriver genome harbors these coding sequences:
- the cysE gene encoding serine O-acetyltransferase: MQTPLHNFAHVDVWQEIRAEAQHASAAEPVLASFYHAAILNHPTFAAAISFHLANKLDSQALPAMMLREVFEDAMADDPGIEQAMRADIRAHRERDPACNKFSMPFLFFKGYHALQSWRIAHWLWLQKRNALALYFQNQISQAFGVDIHPGARIGSGIMIDHATGVVIGETTVIEDDVSMLHSVTLGGSGCMKTDRHPKIRRGVLIGVGAKILGNIEVGEGAKIGAGSVVLDAVAPHTTVAGVPAKPIGRPKGQSPALDMDHHLSDDADV; the protein is encoded by the coding sequence ATGCAAACACCCCTACATAATTTTGCGCATGTAGATGTATGGCAAGAAATTCGCGCCGAAGCGCAACACGCGAGTGCTGCGGAGCCGGTGCTTGCCAGTTTCTATCACGCTGCGATTTTGAATCATCCCACCTTTGCGGCGGCGATCAGTTTTCATCTTGCGAATAAATTGGATAGTCAGGCTTTGCCTGCAATGATGTTGCGCGAAGTATTTGAAGATGCAATGGCTGATGATCCTGGCATTGAACAGGCGATGCGCGCCGATATACGCGCGCACCGCGAGCGCGATCCCGCGTGCAATAAATTTTCCATGCCGTTTTTATTTTTTAAAGGCTACCACGCGCTGCAATCCTGGCGGATTGCGCATTGGTTGTGGCTGCAAAAACGCAATGCATTGGCACTCTATTTCCAGAACCAGATTTCACAAGCGTTTGGTGTTGATATCCATCCAGGCGCGCGTATTGGCAGCGGCATTATGATTGATCACGCAACCGGTGTTGTCATCGGTGAAACCACCGTGATTGAGGATGATGTCTCTATGCTGCACAGCGTAACTCTGGGCGGCAGCGGCTGCATGAAAACCGACCGTCACCCGAAAATCCGTCGCGGGGTATTAATCGGTGTAGGCGCAAAAATTCTGGGCAATATTGAAGTGGGTGAGGGCGCTAAAATTGGTGCGGGCAGTGTGGTGTTGGATGCTGTTGCGCCGCACACAACGGTTGCCGGTGTGCCGGCTAAACCCATCGGCAGGCCGAAGGGGCAATCGCCGGCATTGGATATGGATCATCACTTGAGTGACGATGCGGATGTGTGA
- a CDS encoding AsmA family protein: MKVLLKSVAALLLIVLLAMVAFVLLVDANRFKPHIEAIAKEQGIALHINGDLGWDLWPRLGVAVNDVSVAALESPDEPVARLQQASLMLALMPLLSGDFQVDHVAVEGAAITLKVDAAGKNNWDALSQSDSPANAAHATSASTPTPAASAESGLKLDIERLSFSNSSVRYEDAQTAQTINLRDINLTMSDVNTQARPFAMELSLVMELARSGADAVLVDAVLKNSLSIDSTISAIKLDEGNLRMQLKAADSASLDVDYTLMLTDVQKNLAYQGQIKLSNTNARKLLAALGAPLETANSSALSKLAFSSAIVGDSNKVQFDNLQLIVDDTVFSGNLAVTDFSTSAIKAILEADQFNLDDYLPPPAEPQSEQATAASAEDTMLPLESLRELNINAKLAFKKIIVHQIALENAVIKVVAKNGMIEPSLKANAYSGTIATKGQLDVRGQQAQLQFDADIAGLELAPLLSDMKMDSSFGLQGAVQARALGTGKGNSVNQLLKSLNSNATFSGAQVRVSPINLEQQFCKLVNLVNKAEDPAQDWEEYTELEELSGSIKLHDEIVTIDTFKAGIEKLQVGSRGKINLAADTYDIFLPFKLIKNSSDTVTTEQVAVTTSANGCSVGSAYWLERGLELLRCKGSFADINPLSDCRPDKDLLLELTKDYAAYKIKEKHGAKIEEKKEELKQKVEDEKQRLLDKLQQRLNKGKSSAAATSAAAEPDGQAAQ, encoded by the coding sequence ATGAAAGTACTGCTAAAAAGTGTCGCGGCACTGCTGCTTATCGTGTTGTTGGCGATGGTTGCCTTCGTTCTGTTGGTAGATGCCAACCGCTTTAAACCCCACATTGAGGCGATTGCCAAAGAGCAGGGGATTGCCCTGCACATCAACGGCGATCTGGGTTGGGATCTATGGCCGCGCCTCGGGGTGGCGGTAAACGATGTCAGCGTGGCCGCGCTGGAATCCCCCGATGAGCCCGTCGCCCGATTACAACAAGCCAGTTTGATGCTGGCATTAATGCCGCTGTTGTCTGGCGATTTTCAGGTTGATCATGTCGCGGTGGAAGGTGCTGCTATCACATTGAAGGTTGATGCAGCGGGCAAGAACAATTGGGATGCACTTTCGCAATCAGATTCACCCGCAAACGCCGCTCATGCTACGTCGGCATCCACGCCAACGCCTGCTGCTTCCGCAGAATCCGGCCTGAAACTGGATATTGAGCGTCTCAGTTTTAGCAATTCAAGCGTGCGTTATGAGGATGCGCAAACCGCACAAACCATCAACCTGCGCGATATTAATTTGACAATGAGCGATGTGAATACACAAGCGCGTCCATTTGCAATGGAGTTGTCGCTGGTAATGGAGCTGGCTCGCTCAGGTGCCGATGCTGTATTGGTTGACGCGGTGCTAAAAAATTCACTCAGTATTGATTCCACTATCAGCGCTATCAAATTGGATGAAGGCAATTTACGCATGCAATTAAAAGCAGCAGACAGTGCATCGCTGGATGTGGATTACACCCTGATGCTGACGGACGTGCAAAAAAATCTCGCCTATCAAGGGCAAATAAAATTGAGCAACACCAATGCGCGTAAATTGCTCGCGGCATTAGGCGCGCCACTGGAAACTGCCAACAGCAGTGCGCTCAGTAAGCTGGCGTTTTCATCTGCTATTGTGGGTGACAGCAATAAAGTCCAGTTTGATAACTTGCAGTTAATCGTGGACGACACTGTGTTTAGTGGCAATCTTGCCGTTACCGATTTTTCCACCAGTGCAATAAAAGCCATTCTGGAAGCGGATCAATTCAATCTGGATGATTATTTGCCGCCACCGGCAGAGCCGCAGTCCGAGCAGGCAACTGCTGCATCAGCAGAAGATACAATGTTGCCACTGGAGAGCTTGCGCGAGCTGAATATCAACGCAAAACTCGCATTTAAAAAAATCATCGTGCACCAGATTGCGCTGGAAAATGCTGTGATCAAAGTCGTTGCCAAAAACGGCATGATTGAGCCCAGCCTGAAAGCCAACGCCTACTCGGGCACCATTGCAACCAAAGGACAATTGGATGTGCGCGGCCAACAAGCGCAATTACAATTTGATGCAGATATTGCCGGGCTTGAATTGGCTCCATTGCTAAGCGATATGAAAATGGACTCCTCCTTCGGTTTGCAAGGCGCAGTACAGGCGCGCGCGTTGGGCACAGGCAAGGGTAATTCAGTTAACCAGTTGTTGAAGTCGCTCAACAGTAACGCAACATTCTCCGGTGCCCAGGTAAGGGTGTCACCGATTAATCTTGAGCAGCAATTTTGTAAATTAGTGAATTTGGTTAATAAAGCGGAAGATCCCGCTCAAGACTGGGAAGAATACACCGAATTAGAGGAGTTATCGGGCAGCATTAAATTGCACGATGAAATTGTCACCATCGACACCTTCAAGGCAGGTATTGAAAAACTGCAAGTGGGATCGCGTGGAAAAATAAATCTTGCCGCTGATACCTACGATATTTTTCTGCCCTTCAAACTCATTAAAAACAGTAGCGACACGGTGACAACTGAGCAAGTCGCAGTCACCACCAGTGCTAATGGTTGCAGCGTGGGCAGCGCATATTGGTTGGAGCGAGGATTGGAATTGTTGCGCTGTAAGGGTTCATTTGCGGATATCAATCCATTGTCCGATTGCCGCCCTGACAAAGACCTGTTGTTGGAACTCACCAAGGATTACGCCGCCTATAAAATTAAGGAAAAACACGGCGCAAAAATTGAAGAGAAAAAAGAAGAGCTCAAGCAAAAAGTGGAAGATGAAAAGCAGCGGCTTCTGGATAAACTTCAGCAGCGCTTGAATAAAGGCAAATCCTCTGCTGCTGCAACGAGTGCTGCGGCAGAACCAGATGGGCAGGCGGCGCAATAA
- the mutY gene encoding A/G-specific adenine glycosylase, translating into MSTFLSSASFSSSVLKWFDKHGRKHLPWQQNISAYRVWLSEIMLQQTQVTTVIPYFERFTARFPDVKSLAAAPIDEVLHLWTGLGYYARARNLHKCAQTVVAEYDGEFPSTVDALADLPGIGRSTAGAIVSIAFQKRAAILDGNVKRVLARYHAVEGWPGQLDVANQLWEIAETYTPKTRANHYTQAMMDMGATLCTRSKPRCTECPLQGGCVAFATGKQSQYPGKKPKKILPEKAVHLLMLRNPAGDLLLQQRAAQGIWGGLWSFPEVAIDTDVHGYVEDHFGKVSALEEWSSYRHTFSHYHLDITPVLVQLAKTPNAIGEAAVHWFNPHQPSELGLAAPVKKLLEKIAQLDPRASATKMATSVTKSERKKRK; encoded by the coding sequence ATGTCCACTTTTCTTTCGTCCGCTTCTTTTTCATCGTCCGTGCTTAAGTGGTTTGACAAGCACGGGCGCAAACATCTTCCCTGGCAGCAAAACATTAGCGCTTACCGTGTGTGGCTGTCAGAAATTATGTTGCAGCAAACACAGGTCACTACGGTCATCCCTTATTTTGAGCGATTTACTGCACGCTTTCCGGATGTGAAATCCCTTGCGGCTGCACCCATTGATGAAGTGCTGCATTTATGGACAGGTTTGGGCTATTACGCCCGTGCGCGCAATCTGCACAAATGTGCGCAGACTGTTGTAGCTGAATACGATGGCGAGTTTCCATCCACGGTAGACGCACTTGCAGATCTTCCCGGTATCGGGCGATCAACCGCAGGTGCAATTGTCAGCATCGCCTTCCAAAAACGTGCTGCGATTCTGGATGGAAATGTCAAACGCGTGCTTGCACGTTATCACGCGGTAGAAGGTTGGCCTGGGCAATTGGATGTGGCCAACCAATTGTGGGAAATTGCCGAAACCTACACACCAAAAACGCGCGCAAACCACTACACGCAGGCGATGATGGATATGGGTGCAACCCTGTGCACGCGAAGTAAACCGCGTTGTACGGAATGTCCGCTGCAAGGTGGTTGTGTTGCCTTCGCAACGGGCAAGCAGAGCCAATATCCCGGTAAAAAGCCCAAAAAAATATTGCCGGAAAAAGCGGTGCATCTGCTTATGCTGCGCAATCCTGCCGGTGATTTATTATTGCAGCAGCGCGCCGCGCAGGGCATTTGGGGCGGCTTGTGGAGTTTCCCTGAAGTGGCTATCGATACGGATGTGCACGGTTATGTGGAAGATCATTTTGGTAAAGTGAGTGCGCTGGAAGAATGGAGTAGTTATCGCCACACCTTCAGTCATTATCATTTGGATATTACCCCAGTGTTAGTGCAACTCGCCAAAACCCCAAACGCAATAGGTGAGGCGGCAGTGCACTGGTTTAATCCCCATCAACCCAGTGAGTTAGGGCTTGCTGCACCGGTCAAAAAATTGCTGGAAAAAATTGCACAGCTTGATCCACGTGCCAGCGCAACAAAAATGGCAACATCAGTCACAAAATCTGAACGTAAAAAACGTAAGTGA
- a CDS encoding oxidative damage protection protein, which yields MTRMVFCRKYKTELEGLDLPPYPGAKGQDLFNNVSKKAWQEWMAHQTMLINEKRLNVMDMGTKVYLTEQLEKFLSGEKVDDAEGYVPPAKTE from the coding sequence ATGACACGCATGGTATTTTGTCGCAAATATAAAACTGAACTGGAAGGCCTTGATCTGCCGCCTTACCCCGGTGCAAAAGGTCAGGACTTGTTTAATAACGTTTCGAAAAAAGCCTGGCAAGAATGGATGGCGCACCAGACGATGCTCATCAACGAGAAGCGTTTAAATGTGATGGATATGGGCACCAAAGTCTATTTGACCGAGCAGCTGGAAAAATTTTTGTCCGGTGAAAAAGTAGATGATGCCGAAGGATATGTCCCGCCTGCCAAAACGGAGTAA
- a CDS encoding PHB depolymerase family esterase — protein sequence MKNYCSSGFSFSVLPPIKYGFAMSAMLLCLAWCLLSASVLADDGRADGNLRERIKQRIAERQESRQGDDNHSARSQAITVPGDYVRSLKHDGITRSYRIHVPPQYSAATPAALLLAFHGGGGDMDYMAKNEFYGLISKADAEGFIVIFPNGYSKFRSGKFATWNAGACCADARDNNIDDVGFVRKILRQVSSELVIDKRRVFATGMSNGGMMSYRLACEMPSTFSAIAAVAGTDNTLTCTPALPVSILHIHAKNDDRVLFNGGAGDKFRDESKVTDFTSVPATIAKWIDLNKCSGNSHPVLKKPGAYCEQYSQCKGGTAVQLCVTETGGHSWPGGSKPRADEPPSQALSANDVMWDFFKSINSKAR from the coding sequence ATGAAAAACTATTGTTCATCTGGTTTTTCGTTTTCTGTATTGCCTCCCATTAAATACGGTTTTGCAATGAGCGCGATGCTGCTCTGCTTGGCGTGGTGTTTATTGTCGGCCTCTGTTTTGGCTGATGATGGTCGCGCTGATGGTAATTTGCGTGAGCGCATCAAACAGCGTATCGCAGAGCGACAGGAAAGTCGGCAGGGCGATGACAATCATTCTGCGCGCTCACAGGCAATAACGGTACCCGGGGATTATGTTCGCTCGTTGAAACACGATGGCATTACACGTTCTTACCGTATTCATGTGCCGCCTCAATATTCAGCAGCAACACCGGCAGCACTGCTGTTGGCATTTCATGGTGGTGGCGGCGATATGGATTACATGGCCAAGAATGAATTTTATGGCCTGATTTCAAAAGCCGATGCTGAAGGGTTTATTGTGATCTTTCCAAATGGTTACAGTAAATTTCGCTCCGGAAAATTTGCAACCTGGAATGCGGGTGCTTGTTGTGCCGATGCGCGTGATAACAATATTGATGACGTTGGCTTTGTCAGAAAAATACTTAGACAAGTTTCCAGTGAGTTAGTGATCGATAAACGCCGCGTATTTGCAACGGGTATGTCGAATGGCGGCATGATGTCTTATCGCCTCGCTTGTGAAATGCCAAGCACATTCAGTGCAATAGCCGCCGTGGCTGGAACGGACAACACATTGACTTGTACACCCGCTTTGCCTGTATCTATTTTGCATATACACGCTAAAAATGATGACCGTGTGTTATTTAACGGTGGCGCTGGCGATAAATTCAGGGATGAATCCAAAGTGACTGATTTCACATCTGTCCCTGCGACTATTGCGAAATGGATTGATCTCAATAAATGTAGCGGCAATTCACATCCAGTACTCAAAAAACCCGGTGCATATTGCGAGCAGTATTCGCAATGCAAAGGTGGCACTGCAGTTCAACTATGCGTCACTGAAACCGGTGGGCATTCCTGGCCCGGCGGCAGTAAGCCGCGCGCGGATGAACCACCCTCACAAGCTCTCTCGGCAAATGATGTGATGTGGGATTTTTTTAAATCAATAAACTCCAAGGCACGGTAA
- the guaD gene encoding guanine deaminase, translating to MGSSDLQAFRARILHFTSAPDIHTGAGVEYFDDGVLLVERGCVKALGRAEDLARQGLDLQSCRHYPDYVLMPGFIDTHVHYPQTRVIASYGEQLLDWLNDYTFPAELQFSDPDVATQAAQEFLQLLLQNGTTTAMVYTSVFAQSTHAFFSAAEKMNLRMIAGKVMMDRNAPAGLLDTPSSSEAECRELIEAWHHHKRLHYAITPRFAPTSSPQQLAIAGQLLRAYPNLYLQSHLAENTHEVAWIKNLFPQARDYVDVYDHYGLLGERSVFGHGIHLSDAEIARLAQTQTGIAFCPTSNLFLGSGLLDVARLEQAGVPLSIATDVGGGTSFSQLRTLSEAYKILQLQGQRLHPLKGLYMATLGNAKALKLDHLIGNFEKGKEADFILLNMNATPLQAMRQKTATQLIEQLFALMMLGDEHSIARTYIMGKLAFRRAEGDVLWVE from the coding sequence ATGGGCTCATCTGATTTGCAAGCATTTCGCGCGCGCATTTTGCATTTTACTTCCGCACCGGATATTCACACCGGTGCGGGTGTTGAATATTTTGATGATGGTGTGTTGTTGGTTGAGCGCGGTTGTGTAAAAGCACTTGGTCGCGCAGAGGATCTTGCGCGGCAAGGGTTGGATTTACAATCCTGCCGGCACTACCCCGATTATGTGTTGATGCCGGGGTTTATTGATACGCATGTTCACTATCCGCAAACGCGGGTTATTGCCTCCTATGGCGAGCAATTGCTGGATTGGCTGAATGATTACACCTTTCCTGCTGAACTGCAGTTTTCTGATCCCGATGTTGCAACGCAAGCCGCGCAAGAATTTTTGCAATTATTGCTGCAAAACGGCACTACAACCGCAATGGTTTACACCAGCGTCTTTGCGCAATCGACCCATGCCTTTTTTTCTGCTGCCGAAAAAATGAATTTGCGTATGATTGCGGGCAAGGTAATGATGGATCGCAACGCGCCGGCAGGGCTTCTTGATACGCCCTCAAGCAGCGAAGCGGAATGCCGCGAATTAATTGAAGCCTGGCACCATCACAAGCGTTTGCATTACGCGATTACACCGCGCTTTGCTCCTACCAGCTCCCCGCAGCAACTGGCAATTGCAGGTCAATTGTTGCGTGCGTACCCCAATCTGTATTTGCAATCCCATCTTGCGGAAAATACCCACGAAGTTGCGTGGATAAAAAATCTGTTTCCGCAGGCGCGTGATTACGTGGATGTCTACGATCACTATGGATTATTGGGTGAGCGCAGTGTGTTTGGCCATGGCATACATTTAAGCGATGCTGAAATAGCGCGCCTTGCACAAACGCAAACAGGCATTGCATTTTGCCCGACGTCCAATTTATTTTTGGGCAGTGGTTTGTTAGATGTAGCGCGGCTGGAACAGGCAGGTGTTCCACTGAGTATTGCGACCGATGTTGGCGGCGGCACCAGTTTTTCACAATTGCGTACACTCTCGGAGGCGTACAAAATTTTGCAGTTACAAGGGCAGCGTTTGCATCCCTTAAAAGGTCTTTATATGGCGACGCTTGGCAACGCCAAAGCATTGAAACTGGATCACTTGATTGGCAATTTTGAAAAAGGCAAAGAAGCGGATTTTATTTTGCTGAATATGAATGCAACACCATTGCAGGCAATGCGCCAGAAAACGGCAACACAATTGATCGAACAATTATTCGCATTGATGATGTTGGGCGATGAGCACAGTATTGCGCGCACCTACATCATGGGCAAATTGGCTTTTCGTCGCGCCGAAGGCGATGTTTTGTGGGTAGAGTAA
- a CDS encoding alkaline phosphatase D family protein, with translation MQLFAYNPIGRSDELLVWVGVLDIATPPPVTFTIGTETIKPLPGGTAFEPLGDNVCDKLGRALNHRAIFRLPWPATDTRFTLYVSAGNQTVSLSSRRIPAQLPSKGRDSFNLLLSSCYYQPNDKSLPLSRLIDNIKPSPDFTLLAGDQVYLDLPSSQNLPQKKHELARVLGKKYQTNWFSAHLQQPGLADVLRHGPVLCVPDDHEYWNNFPLSQVQLNNTHWEKDRNNWRDLAKQLYERYQMSPAQCDGYFRQDIAPLSMLFLDGRTWRDETGVQMFNDATHIAIDQWAQDLIARKKNNLPAVGLLSSGQALLIEKPGRWSRKLADMEMPNYNDFAVLTSALARLFALDIPVLYVTGDVHWGRIVEGKNPRGKTIFYEVIASPSRLIDTVITDQINWAKEMWRDARGQGKDFPLHPEAPPHLSDIKLANLALSSVHRQQGDHVALLRFHAIPGGLEFSVDYICTDADEKKRREHSSTQGPFKLLSL, from the coding sequence GTGCAACTGTTTGCTTACAACCCAATCGGGCGGTCAGATGAATTGCTGGTGTGGGTGGGCGTGTTGGATATTGCCACACCACCACCGGTCACATTTACTATCGGCACTGAAACAATAAAACCATTGCCAGGGGGCACAGCATTTGAACCCTTGGGCGATAACGTGTGCGATAAGCTGGGGCGCGCGTTAAATCATCGCGCGATTTTCCGATTGCCCTGGCCCGCGACGGATACGCGTTTTACACTTTATGTATCTGCAGGCAACCAAACGGTGAGCCTGAGCAGTAGGCGTATTCCTGCACAATTGCCATCAAAAGGGCGCGACAGTTTTAATCTGTTATTGTCATCTTGCTATTACCAACCGAACGACAAATCCTTACCGCTTTCGCGATTGATAGACAATATAAAACCATCACCTGATTTCACGTTATTGGCGGGCGATCAGGTTTATCTGGATTTGCCTTCATCACAAAACCTGCCGCAAAAAAAACATGAACTGGCGCGCGTGTTGGGCAAGAAATACCAAACCAATTGGTTTTCTGCGCATCTACAGCAGCCAGGGCTTGCGGATGTGTTGCGGCATGGCCCGGTGTTATGTGTGCCGGATGATCATGAATATTGGAATAATTTTCCGCTGTCCCAGGTTCAGTTGAATAACACCCATTGGGAAAAGGATCGCAACAACTGGCGCGATCTGGCCAAGCAATTGTATGAGCGCTATCAAATGTCGCCTGCACAGTGCGATGGTTATTTCCGTCAGGACATTGCGCCGTTAAGCATGTTGTTTCTTGATGGACGCACCTGGCGAGATGAAACAGGTGTGCAAATGTTTAACGATGCCACCCACATTGCGATAGACCAATGGGCACAGGATTTAATTGCGCGCAAAAAAAATAATTTACCGGCAGTGGGGTTGTTGAGTTCAGGACAAGCGCTGCTGATTGAAAAGCCTGGGCGCTGGTCGCGCAAATTGGCCGACATGGAAATGCCCAATTACAACGACTTTGCCGTGCTGACCAGCGCCTTGGCCAGATTATTTGCGTTGGATATTCCCGTGCTTTATGTCACCGGCGATGTACATTGGGGGCGTATTGTGGAAGGTAAAAATCCGCGCGGCAAAACAATTTTTTATGAAGTGATTGCATCGCCATCGCGCTTGATTGATACGGTCATCACCGACCAAATTAATTGGGCCAAAGAAATGTGGCGCGATGCAAGAGGTCAAGGCAAAGATTTTCCGTTGCATCCGGAAGCACCACCTCATCTGTCCGACATCAAACTCGCTAATCTTGCTTTATCCAGTGTGCATCGGCAGCAGGGCGATCATGTTGCCTTGCTGCGGTTTCATGCAATACCGGGTGGGTTGGAATTCAGTGTGGATTATATCTGTACCGATGCAGACGAAAAAAAGCGCCGGGAACATTCATCCACACAGGGGCCATTTAAATTGTTAAGCCTGTAA
- a CDS encoding response regulator, whose amino-acid sequence MTIKRALIVDDSTTAQYRLKKMLRRYPLDIDIVDSGEAALRYLSRHAPAVIFMDHLMPGIDGFRALQIIKSNPETAMIPVIMYTSKSGDVYTGQARALGALDVVNKERINATDLSKVMETIHIYPSQPATNNPVESPELIAAANQVSAIAGALADKPAAQPERRVASVEQARNLELRLSHMEHSLEDNRRFITSRVVRELQGLRQSLRQEFSTMLQQQPAAATSNAALTEQPQAATQQKSPQTSGLSFIGIVFVLAALVAMVYLLVHITTQLNHTQQQQQQISQQLLHLNNQRNIAPESNTASIATDVASTNPTSATIAATDIAATVTPASTGSSSLINQRELIDELAWTFNQNAALQFHQNTIDPQPLLRLHELLHRLASKGFKGTATVNIYVGDFCVAVDNMGLAQLAAANKTLGDCMLSSEIYTLARLMDDYAREATMMLGNLTRNVNSNVQIAITAAPGAEPYPERIPSVNAGEWNRLAQMNNRLELQLTAQDEPY is encoded by the coding sequence ATGACCATCAAACGCGCACTCATTGTGGATGACTCCACCACGGCTCAATATCGATTGAAAAAAATGTTGCGCCGCTATCCGCTGGATATCGACATTGTCGATTCAGGAGAAGCCGCGCTGCGCTACCTCTCCCGCCATGCGCCCGCGGTTATTTTTATGGATCACCTGATGCCCGGCATTGACGGTTTCCGCGCGCTGCAAATTATTAAATCCAACCCTGAAACCGCCATGATTCCAGTCATTATGTATACCTCCAAAAGTGGCGATGTATACACCGGGCAAGCGCGCGCACTGGGCGCATTGGATGTGGTCAACAAAGAGCGGATCAATGCGACTGATTTATCCAAAGTGATGGAAACCATTCATATTTATCCATCGCAACCAGCAACCAATAATCCGGTAGAAAGCCCGGAATTAATTGCCGCAGCAAATCAGGTCTCGGCAATTGCCGGGGCGCTGGCCGATAAGCCTGCGGCACAACCCGAGCGACGCGTGGCATCGGTTGAGCAAGCCCGCAATCTGGAATTGCGTTTGAGCCATATGGAGCACAGCCTTGAAGATAATCGCCGCTTTATTACTTCACGGGTGGTGCGCGAGCTTCAGGGGCTGCGCCAAAGCTTGCGGCAGGAATTCAGCACTATGTTGCAACAGCAACCGGCGGCGGCAACTTCGAACGCGGCACTCACCGAACAACCGCAAGCAGCTACTCAACAAAAATCTCCGCAAACATCCGGCCTGTCTTTTATAGGAATTGTGTTTGTGCTGGCGGCGTTAGTGGCAATGGTTTATCTGTTAGTGCACATCACTACCCAGCTCAATCACACCCAACAGCAGCAACAACAGATTAGCCAACAACTGCTGCATCTGAATAATCAGCGCAACATAGCACCGGAAAGTAATACAGCAAGCATCGCAACAGACGTTGCATCGACAAATCCCACCTCAGCAACTATCGCAGCAACCGATATTGCAGCAACAGTGACACCAGCATCCACAGGCTCATCATCACTCATCAACCAGCGCGAATTAATTGATGAACTGGCGTGGACGTTTAATCAAAACGCAGCCTTGCAATTTCATCAAAATACTATCGACCCGCAACCATTATTGCGTTTGCATGAGCTGTTGCATCGTCTGGCGAGCAAAGGTTTCAAAGGAACGGCGACAGTGAATATTTACGTGGGGGATTTTTGTGTTGCGGTAGATAACATGGGACTGGCGCAATTGGCAGCCGCCAATAAAACCCTTGGCGACTGCATGCTTTCCAGTGAAATTTATACGCTTGCGCGGTTAATGGATGATTACGCGCGCGAAGCCACTATGATGCTGGGCAACCTGACACGCAATGTGAATTCCAATGTGCAGATTGCCATCACTGCTGCACCGGGAGCTGAACCATACCCCGAACGCATTCCCAGTGTGAATGCCGGTGAATGGAACCGGTTGGCGCAAATGAACAACCGGCTTGAGTTGCAATTAACGGCGCAGGATGAACCTTATTAG